The Solea solea chromosome 19, fSolSol10.1, whole genome shotgun sequence genome has a window encoding:
- the LOC131446452 gene encoding neuropeptide FF receptor 2-like yields MAQNLILNSTWKMSNPSNASSFQENSVIPQNITYVDFYLHKPSVAAVFTISYLLIFVVCMVGNGVVCFIVLRRKNMRTVTNLFILNLAISDLLVGIFCMPTTLVDNIITGWPFGRVVCKLSGMVQGISVSASVFTLVAIAVDRFRCIVYPFKQKLTIATSKLIIVIIWVLAVLIMFPSGVMLQVTKEHRVRIVLGHNNDSRPFFWCRENWPNQEMRKIYTTILFANIYLAPLSLIVIMYARIGFTLFKTAIPLMRASGTVSGEGSGNNKLGMESRHTISRKKKRVIMMLLIVALLFVLSWLPLWTLMMLSDYASLTEHQYRVINIYVYPLAHWLAFFNSSVNPIIYGFFNENFRRGFQAAFKFQLCSGDIECKRTYSHRIRVNAVVPAQPAALSGPGSRVGSVLVGKGMCSFHEEGFLAGRNDNKEQQDLIMEDLEKVSHI; encoded by the exons ATGGCTCAGAATCTCATCCTCAACAGCACCTGGAAGATGTCGAACCCCTCCAATGCCTCAAGCTTTCAGGAGAACAGCGTAATCCCCCAGAACATCACCTATGTGGATTTCTACCTCCACAAACCCTCGGTGGCAGCTGTCTTCACCATCTCCTACCTGCTCATCTTTGTGGTGTGCATGGTGGGAAACGGGGTGGTGTGTTTCATTGTGTTGCGCAGGAAGAACATGCGCACGGTCACCAACCTGTTCATCCTCAACCTTGCCATCAGTGACCTGCTGGTCGGCATCTTCTGCATGCCGACCACTCTGGTGGACAACATCATAACAG GGTGGCCTTTCGGTAGAGTCGTGTGTAAGCTGAGTGGAATGGTTCAAGGAATATCTGTGTCAGCATCTGTGTTCACACTCGTAGCAATAGCTGTTGACAG GTTCCGCTGCATTGTCTATCCTTTCAAGCAGAAACTAACCATCGCCACCTCAAAGCTAATTATCGTCATTATATGGGTCCTGGCTGTGTTGATCATGTTTCCCTCTGGGGTCATGCTCCAGGTCACGAAAGAGCACAGGGTGCGGATAGTCCTCGGACACAACAACGACAGCCGCCCCTTCTTCTGGTGCCGGGAAAATTGGCCCAATCAGGAAATGAGGAAAATCTACACCACCATTCTCTTCGCTAACATTTACCTTGCTCCTCTCAGCCTTATTGTCATCATGTACGCCCGCATTGGCTTCACCCTCTTCAAGACCGCTATTCCTCTGATGAGGGCCAGTGGGACTGTGTCTGGAGAAGGGAGCGGCAACAACAAACTGGGCATGGAAAGTCGCCACACAATttccaggaagaagaagagggtgatAATGATGCTGCTGATCGTGGCTCTGCTCTTCGTCCTGTCCTGGCTGCCCTTGTGGACACTGATGATGCTGAGTGACTATGCCAGCCTGACAGAGCACCAGTACCGTGTCATTAATATCTACGTGTATCCCCTAGCTCACTGGTTGGCTTTCTTCAACAGCAGCGTCAACCCAATCATCTATGGGTTCTTCAATGAGAACTTCCGCAGGGGCTTTCAGGCGGCGTTCAAATTCCAGCTGTGCTCTGGTGACATTGAGTGCAAAAGGACCTACTCCCACCGGATCAGAGTGAACGCTGTGGTCCCAGCCCAGCCTGCCGCACTCAGCGGACCTGGCTCCAGAGTGGGATCAGTGTTAGTGGGGAAGGGGATGTGCTCGTTCCACGAAGAGGGGTTCTTGGCTGGAAGAAATGATAACAAAGAACAACAAGACCTGATCATGGAAGATCTGGAAAAGGTGTCTCATATTTAG